From one Erinaceus europaeus chromosome 4, mEriEur2.1, whole genome shotgun sequence genomic stretch:
- the POU3F2 gene encoding POU domain, class 3, transcription factor 2: protein MATAASNHYSLLGSGASIVHAEPPGGMQQGAGGYRDAQSLVPGDYGSLPSNGHPLSHAHQWIAALSHGGGGGGGGGGGGGGGGGGGGGGGGGGGDGSPWSASPLGQPDIKPAVVVAQGGRGEELHGPPGALQTQHPPPPPPPPQPQPPPPPPPQPPRPPHLVHHAANHHPGPGAWRSAAAAAHLPPAMGASNGALLYSQPGFSVNGMLGAAGQPAGLHHHGLRDAHDEPHHAEHHAHPHPHPHPQGPPPQGPPPQGPPPGHPGAHHDPHSDEDTPTSDDLEQFAKQFKQRRIKLGFTQADVGLALGTLYGNVFSQTTICRFEALQLSFKNMCKLKPLLNKWLEEADSSSGSPTSIDKIAAQGRKRKKRTSIEVSVKGALESHFLKCPKPSAQEITSLADSLQLEKEVVRVWFCNRRQKEKRMTPPGGTLPGAEDVYGGSRDTPPHHGVQTPVQ, encoded by the coding sequence ATGGCGACCGCAGCGTCTAACCACTACAGCCTGCTGGGCTCGGGCGCCTCCATCGTGCACGCCGAGCCGCCGGGCGGCATGCAGCAGGGCGCGGGCGGCTACCGCGACGCGCAGAGCCTGGTGCCCGGCGACTACGGCTCGCTGCCCAGCAACGGGCACCCGCTCAGCCACGCGCACCAGTGGATCGCCGCGCTGTCccacggcggcggcggcggcgggggcggcggcgggggcggcggcggcgggggcggcggcgggggcggcggcgggggcggcggcggcgacggGTCCCCGTGGTCCGCCAGCCCGCTGGGCCAGCCCGACATCAAGCCCGCCGTGGTGGTGGCGCAGGGCGGGCGCGGCGAGGAGCTGCACGGCCCGCCGGGCGCCCTGCAGACGCAgcacccgccgccgccgccgcccccgccgcagccgcagccgccgcccccgccgcccccgcagCCGCCGCGGCCGCCGCACCTGGTGCACCACGCGGCCAACCACCACCCGGGGCCCGGCGCCTGGCGCAGCGCGGCGGCCGCGGCGCACCTGCCGCCCGCCATGGGCGCGTCCAACGGCGCCCTGCTCTACTCGCAGCCCGGCTTCTCCGTGAACGGCATGCTGGGCGCCGCCGGGCAGCCGGCCGGGCTGCACCACCACGGCCTGCGGGACGCGCACGACGAGCCGCACCACGCCGAGCACCAcgcgcacccgcacccgcacccgcacccgcaggGCCCGCCGCCGCAGGGCCCGCCGCCGCAGGGCCCGCCGCCCGGCCACCCCGGCGCGCACCACGACCCGCACTCGGACGAGGACACGCCGACCTCGGACGACCTGGAGCAGTTCGCCAAGCAGTTCAAGCAGCGGCGCATCAAACTGGGATTTACCCAAGCGGACGTGGGGCTGGCGCTGGGCACCCTGTACGGCAACGTGTTCTCGCAGACCACCATctgcaggttcgaggccctgcagCTGAGCTTCAAGAACATGTGCAAACTCAAGCCTCTGTTGAACAAGTGGCTGGAGGAGGCGGACTCGTCCTCCGGCAGCCCCACCAGCATAGACAAGATCGCAGCGCAGGGGCGCAAGCGGAAAAAGCGGACCTCCATCGAGGTGAGCGTCAAGGGGGCCCTGGAGAGCCACTTCCTCAAGTGCCCCAAACCCTCGGCCCAGGAGATCACCTCCCTGGCGGACAGCTTGCAGCTGGAGAAGGAGGTGGTGAGAGTTTGGTTTTGTaacaggagacagaaagagaaaaggatgaCCCCTCCCGGAGGGACTCTGCCGGGCGCCGAGGACGTGTACGGGGGCAGCAGGGACACGCCGCCGCACCACGGGGTGCAGACGCCCGTGCAGTGA